The Lutzomyia longipalpis isolate SR_M1_2022 chromosome 2, ASM2433408v1 DNA window TATATGGTCCCAGAGGGGCTAAGGGATATTCTTCTCTGGATACGCGATACTTACGGTAATCCAGAAGTGATCATCACCGAGAATGGATGGTCAGATTCCGGAGAACTGGAGGATGATGGACGAATTGAATACCTCACCAGACATCTCAAAGCTGTGCAAGAGGCAATCCAGAAAAATTGTCGTGTTACAGGTTACACATATTGGTCCCTCATAGATAATTTTGAGTGGATGATGGGCTacacgtaagaaaaaaaattgtagattcCAAAAAAACTTATATTCATTTGTATTATGTTGTActtttaagggaaaaatttgGACTTTACCGCGTTGACATGGAGGATCCAGAGAAGAAACGCATTGAGAAGAAATCAGCCATAGCATATAAGCAAATCATCAAGAACCGGAAGGTAACGTGAATTTATATTATCATTTTAATGACTCTACGTATAATGGAACAGTGCTTTTACCtataaaatatgtaggtatacttTATTAAATACTCTGAAAACTCAACGgttccaattaaattaatttatgaacccattcgatataaaaaaatgttacattaTTTTGATACATATAGGAGTAATTATACTCCTGCAAAGAATATGTGCATAAAAgcagaaatataaaaaattatattgtataATTCCTCATCATCTGtttgttaattaataatattttattaggtaTTGTTAATTGAATTAGAAGTTTTTCCAACGTgagtgaataatttttaaatttataggaatgtattttaagagaaaaatgattctctttaattttttgaatgtgatacatttattaaaaaatatattttataaaaaaatctcttaccATGAAAAATACTTGTTTTAATGAAAGTTTGTAAAAACTTCTTAGTTTTGAGGAAGtacaattaacattttatcgtCCTGGAAGTTTATTATAGATTTTGGGAGTTTGTTGGATGTCGGTAAATGAGCCTTAATTCTTCAAATGAGACCTAAATTAATGGAAGAAGTTAAATCactaaatttcttctcttaagAGCGGAGATAATCATAAGTGAAGGtcattattagttggtatttcaTAAATGTTTTGCGCAACACTAAGATCATGCAGATCATGTAACAACACTGAGATCATGCAGACAGTGGTATTAATTGTATTCATTTATTATATCATGGTCTGGATGGATAAAAAATGTTCATGGACATtgggaataaaagaaaacacgaACTAACTTCCACGCATAGATAATGTATATTTCACATATGTGAAATACCAATTTCCGTATAATGTCTTAATGTTACCAGTGTGTGGCTATTTAGAGAGCATTATCTTGCCGGTTGAGCGTCCAAAATATTTTGGtgataaaaaagaacaaatttagCCATATCATTGCATTGACGTGTACTTTTCACAAGATAAGTATATAATAGATCGAGTGCTTTACAATGGAAAAACACAGTTTTCCTCGCGGAGTATTAGCTTTCGCAATCTTACCggtaattttcttcatagggtaagagaattttataatgTGAAAGGAGCCCATGCAGCTCCCAAGGGcaaagtacctaattgaaggaaacgcagaaaacaattttaacccacccagtcttgtagggaatcaaaaaaggataaagaatcgccaaaaatattcactattttccactggggtcacaacgaaaaaaggcaataaagttttgtaaaaattcaaaaaaattggccgccattcgccattttgttcatttcaatgcatgaatcatatgtttcaatgcttcgtcatgagagtttgacatttcattcattttttttttgggaaaaaataaaaaaaattgcgtattttttagtttaattatcgtggtagatgtgttttacgtgttgattgagtgatttttatatctgaatacctgaaggatgaattccctcccagcttgtgaccgtctcagcgagcacatctctcgttacaaaacaaagcaatccaaaaacattggtcgtggatcgtcttgaaaatggctttttcacgaattgagagatcctctgcgctggaatcctttgcgtttcacactaccacgacggacaagacgatggattgctggttttgtgattccctggatgttgtcacgcaaaaccttacgatttttcttggcaccacctttcccaagactTTTTTCAggtattcaaatataaaaatcactcttgaacaacacgtaaaacacatttaccacgataattaaacaaaaaaatacgcaatttttttttattttctcccaaaaataaatgaaatgtcaaactgtcatcgacaagctcatattgacgaagcattgaaacatatgcttcatgcattgaaatgaacaaaatggcgaatggcggccaatttttttgaatttttacaaaactttattgccttttttcgttgtgaccccagtggaaaatggtgaatatttttggcaattctttatccttttttgattccctacaagactgggtgggttaaaattgttttctgcgtttccttcaattaggtacttcgcccttgggAGCTGCATGGGCTCCTTTGTTTTTAGATTGaatattaacatttttcaaatgaatatttaaaagaccAGCAAAAATGGAGGATTCgtgcacaaaatattcatgTCCAACGTTCCCAGAAGAATTTATGTTTGGCACAGCAACAGCAGCATATCAGGTGGAAGGTGGGTGGAATGAGGATGGTAGGGGACCTTGTGTCTGGGATACTCTCATTCATAATCAACCAGATGTGATAAAGGACAAATCATCCGGAGATGTTGGTCCGGATTCTTATCATCTCTACAGGGAGGATGTGAGGAGATTAAAGGAATTGGGTGTGGATTTCTATCGCTTCTCCATCTCCTGGTCGAGAATTCTCCCAAATGGTGATATTTCATCTCTCAATCCAGCAGGcgtgaagtactacagtgatCTCATTGATCTCCTCATAGAAGAAGGAATTGAGCCAATGATCACAATGTTTCATCTTGACCTTCCGCAATATCTCGAAGATATGGGAGGACCCACGAATAGTCTCTTTGTTAAATACTTCCGGGAGTATGCGAGAGTGCTTTTTGATAATTACGCCGATCGTGTTAAACTCTGGAGTACTTTCAATGAACCACTAATGTATAGCACCAGTGCCTATGGTACGGGAGACTTTGctccaatgaaaaaaatgcatggTGTTGCAGAATACCTGGTAGCTTACAACATCCTCCTAGCGCACGCAGAAGTTTATCATCTCTACAGAGAGCAGTACTATGGGAAGTTTAAGGGGAAACTCGGTATAACCCTCAGTGCACAGGGTATTTTGCGGAAAACTCATGGAAATGATTTGGAAGAAAGAGGATGGCAATTTCAGcttggaatttttgataatCCAATTTTTAGTAAGGAAGGAGGATGGCCGAAAATTGTACAGGAAACCATAGATGAAAATAGTAAGAAGGAAGGACGGGCATGGTCACGTTTACCAACCTTCACTGAAGAGCAGATTGAAAGAATCAAGGGGACTGCTGATTTCTTtggttttaattattttacggGTCGCTTTGTTGAATCAGGAATCACCACAAATAGCCAAACAAGTCCCCTTGATCCATCATGGGAGAGGGATATGAATTTAACTTTTGCTGTGGATGATACTTGGAAGCGAGGAAAATCTGATTGGCTCTACTTGGTTCCGGAGGGACTGAGAAATTCTCTCTTCTGGATTCGCGATACATATGACAATCCCGAAGTACTAATCACTGAAAATGGTTGGTCCGACTCGGGGGAGATTGAAGATGATGATCGTGTTGAGTGCCTCAGAGTGCATCTTCGCATCGTTCAAGAAGCTATTGAGAAGGGATGTCGTGTTAAGGCATATTCTCATTGGTCCCTCATAGACAACTTTGAGTGGATGATGGGTTACACGTAAGAAAGATTAACTAAAACTCCTTAGTAGGTATCTATTTAAAATagatcattttgttttcaGGGAAAAATTCGGTCTCTACCGTGTTGATATGGAGGATGGAGAAAAGAAGCGCATTGAGAAGAAATCCGCTAAGGTTTACAGGGAGATCATAAAGAACAGGAAAGTCATGTAAAAtgtagttttcttttaaattctgtattttttttttgaaaatatacatagtttttatattattacttATTGTACCTACATGGTGGATGAAATATGGTAGTAGAATCGCTTTTTATTTTCCGAATAAAAGTCTTTGCCAATAATGATAAAAGGACCttcataacaaaaaaaattgaacatctaatttaattatatctAGTAAGATTAAATAATAAGCTTATGACTATTACATTGCACCCTAAACAGAGTTTAAAGTCcaacaattaaaaatcttatgaTTGATTgaacatttcccttttttattccacaaataatttcataattgtttaaaagaatttttacttttatcttcgtttaaaaaataactttttgtatgatctttaatttaaatgaaaaaattaataatttccacATGGATTATGTGAGATAAAACTATCGCAATGGAATTGGAGTAAAAGTCATCTCATCAGTTTAGCTGACATATCTAACAGCTTCCCCATCAGATTGCTGGGCCTCATCGCAAATGCTGGCTCCGAAGCAAATTCCACTGCTTTGGTAAGTACTTTTAACCATACTGAGCTTTATACTGAATTGGAGGTTCCATTTTTCAGGTGCCTCAAGTGGCGTAACCATGATTGGTAGCCTCATGGGCATAGTGGTGTATTTGTAATTTGTGCGGGTATATTTGTCGCAGAGTGCTAGAAGGACCGTGTAGTCTGGATATTTTCCCTTTGACTCCCATGGTGAAGCTCTGCGGTAGGATAGCGGGATGCATCCCAGGATGCGATGTGGAgtgcaaattgaattaatgtaCGAGTAAGGAAAGTTGCAAGAGAGTGCCTGTTGATAGCTAAAGTGCAATAGGCCCAATGATGTCTGGCGTATTACATAGGATGCATACGCAAGTTCCACAATCTCTCCAAAGTCGTGCACATAATCATTTGTCGACATGCGAAAATTAAGGTTCGGCTCGTAAGCAATTCCTATGATCTTGAAATCATTTCCGTGAACTTTGACGATGAGATTGTACATCGGGAGTCCCTTGCAACGCTCTATTAGTTTCACAAGCACCTCCGCAGCTCTCTGATGAATATCCGGCACAAGTATGGTGTTCATCTCCATAAAAATCATGCAGTCTACATTCTCGCTTCTTACTATGACAGCCATATACTGGATATTCATCTCCTTTATCATGTGCCCAAAAATGTAGATAGGATAACTCCAGCTGTTAGCAACACACTTTAGTTTCAGCAGGGAATCGTAGTCGAAGAGTTTGCGAAGATCATTGGTACCTCCTGACGGTGGAAGTGCCCACTCAATGCTAAGGCTGTGTCCGTGAAATTTCTTCTGGGACAGCACATTGTGAGCATACACGGCAGTCTGGCGCGTCGTGAATTCTACAAAAGCAAAATCCCGTACTTGATGAACTTTCACAATGTCTTCCTTTGAAATGATATTCTTCATGAAGAATTCAAATTCCCTGGGTTTTGCAGATAGATCGATGTTTCGAATAAATAGCGTTCTGAcctaaaataaagaaaaattttgaaacaagttcgtgaaattttatttaaaaaccaaatgttaaaaattctttgtaaagTCTATTAAACTAAAACTCACCGAAGTCATGACATCAGGATCAACTATGCGTTCCTCCTTTGCCCATACCACTTTTATAAGACGATCCCAAAGCTTAAGAGATCCGGATCCGTGTTTCTTCTTTGACCGCAGGGCAGCTTGATGATTCGGGAAATCAATGAAGGCAAAACCACGATTCTTGTATTCCTCATTTGGGCGCGTGTGAATGATGAAATTACACATCTCCGGATAGATCATCTTAAGTGTGGACTTGATTGCCTCACAGTCCATCTCCTTTGGGAGATTCCCTACAAAGAGGCGACATTTATCGTAGGATCGCTTTGCATCTAGTACAGCACCAGAGTGTGTAATGAAATGTGGAATCAATTCTAGAGCCCGCGTGGCCTGATCTGGAGTTTGGTAAAGGACATAACCGTAACCCCTGTTCTGGTTATTGTAGTCCATCATAAGCCGGAACTGGTGTACCGTGCCAAATCGCTCGAGTATCGGAAGCAAATCAATTTCGGTGTAGCCCTTGGGAATGCGGCAAATAAAAAGTTCACTTTCCTTTGCCGGTGGTGGACCTGAAAAGTTCTGTGGGGGCCCAAATTGACGGCAGCCATTGATCTGAACGGTCGGATACTTGAGGTTAATTTCGTTAGAAATTTCCATGCTTTCACGtgaattttctgcacaatTTTCACTAATCTTTATTTCATTACTATTACAAGTCATTGTTTACGCATGAATTAGGCTTTTCTGGAccaatttttctaattttttccttgaattttcaaaagtctATTCACACTGATGAACACCATGTGCGATAAAAATCTAagggggaaaattaaatttgaaattatgtACCCTTCAATTGATTTCTGTCGAATCTGAAAAGAATTCCGTGGAATATAGGATCTAGACTTCCATACTAcgtctaaaaatatattaatttattattttataacattaacattgggccttattcagcgaccaagaaacccttgaaattcgcttgaaatcttgaaatttcagtacaaaattcaaagatttcaagggtttcttggtcgctgaattaggcccattgtTAGCATTAGTAGGTATAGTATTGAGAgagaaatggaataaattggataatatatgaaaaatatattcagcataaaaaaatgtatttagtTTTTGTGAAGATTTATTGCATCATCTTTGTGGTTGAGCTGCTAGAATGATGTTCCGAAGAGATGAGCCCCATGAGGAGCACTCGGAATGAAACTCAATCATGAGAGACCGATGTAATTGATTTGCttcattgtaattttcctCCTCGAGAGCCATACAGATTTTCACTAAATGACTTTTGATAAGCTCACTGAGTTGATCCTTTATTAATTGCACCCGCAAAAGATCCATCCGCCTTAATACTTCATCCATTACCTTCTTGTCCTCAATTTTCCTAGCGAATGTTTCAAGACTTTGCAAAGTTTCCTGCATTTTTGTCTGACTGGTTATTATATTGgtagttttgattttttcagtAGTATCTTCTGGATTTTCATCTTTGTCTCGAGAACTAGGAGAACAGGGTGGTGGTGCGGTGTACGAGATATTTTGATCAAGGGATGGAATGCTTCTTGGAGGTTCCATTTTTGAAGAGACTTTCGCAAAAGGCATGGGAAGACCAGAAGGTGCCAATTCTACTTTCTGTTGGATACCTGCTCCGCTTCCTTGGTTGTTCATAGGGAACGCAACACGTTTATTAAGATTCAACTTTGTTGGATTAGGTGATGAACTGCTAGTTGACTCTGTGTAACCTACTTTAGGAGGGTCATTCCATCCAGGAGGAAAATCTGCAACATGGATGGACAACATCTTTTAAATCAAAGGTATCAAAGGATAAGAATATGGTTCAAGACTACTTACTCTTTTGGTTATTACTATTTTCtgacatattttttgaaatattaatgcaGAAAAGAAGGCTAAGCTAAAATCACGGATGTGTACTAGGAAATGTCACGATCAGCTGTTTTGTGTTTTTGGTTGACATCATATCCCAATAAAGAAAACTGCCATAGTTTGAGTATTCCGTGTTTCCGTTTCTCCGCTGTCTATTTACCTTTCACTCGACTCTGTTCGATTCGACGGCAATTTAATTAtgtataattaaaaaagaataaaataaaacattttaaggcattttttttaataataatgttttacattaaaaataaacttgtaTAAGAGcctaataatatattttttgaaatagtACCTACCTAAGTATTAACTTGGTATGCCCGATATTTTCCAGattaaaatcgttaaaataaaataaatggatggaacagtataaagcgaaagaacggtaagtaaaacttacgggctgtgattctttctttgtcagtgaaatgtgaaattgacggaaaattgaggatgggaaaattttgaggaaggctttctcgcgcaccgaatcacagccaacgcgcagataatttgtgagaagccttaatcgtgggcgttggctgtgattcggtacgcgagaaagccttcctcaaaattttcccatcctcaattttccgtcaatttcacatttcactgacaaagaaagaatcacagcccgtaagttttacttaccgttctttcgctttatactgttccatccatgctatatttaatttttatctttgcagtttatatatatttatctttgcatttttatatgtatatataatgtatatatctatgcatttatatatattttattttattttattttatatgtatatatataaaacgccccgcttcgcggggcgttggacttatgcaactcaagatatgacatgtaaactttaaaacgcgatatctccggaacggctacatagattttcttcatttttggcatggtgatagatattatagtcaactataatatatcaaaaaatgaagcaattctataaagccgtgctcgagatattcatcgaaaactcatcgaaaattttgttttcgattttagcgccacttgcggtcattttttgaacttgcgatgttccgagcagttgtagggctcgttaatatctttcatttgagcccaggttgatcaaaatcggtcaagccgttctcgagttatggccgattttcgatgaaaaattgtgaaggccatattggctaaacggcttggccgattttcgaaaatgaggtatcgttggaaaggtcttgatggcccctataacatatcgaaattTCAGAGTTCTACCTATAATAggagctgagatatagcgaaaacaaaatttgacagttattcaaaatggcggacgggggggtggggggttggatttgacttcataatcggatttctttcACCCAATATattaactttgccgttgaccgcaagtctctatctattaccgttttCGCGCAAATTAGCGTTaaactccggccggccggaaagatttttggcgccaccgttttttggaatgtggggactctaattcgtgcttatcccaagtttgagcccgatctgacgactttgcatttttgagtgtacacagaagctgtgcttcttttaagaaagaatcacagctaaaaagggtTCCAAGTATTCAGCACCAAGAAAAGATTgaaatctttatttaaaaaatctagatTCTATGATAAAtcaaatcttgaaaaaattatgattttttttagattaataatttttgaattgtgCGGTAGATTTCTGCTGTCTTTCTGATATCCAAAAGAATGTTGATTCAATCAATacatgcaataaaaaaatacttttttctaaattgcattttttattaatacattattatttttgtttttatatatacatattcgATATTCGATTATGAAAATCATCtaaatttttgtcattttcatcatttttataaaacacTCATCTGAATCAAAAcgatataaatttatttctttcactgttttttttttacgattttatCTAATcctatttatttatctatGCTCCTAATCATTCACTTAAATGTGATTCACCATGTTTttgcaatcatttttcatttgttttcttttatttagtcATGCCAttaatattagaatttttgtttGGCAATTACAGTGTGCacacaaataaattatgattcaGTGTCTTTagttagagaaaataataaatttcttatctcataaaaattcaaattcaaataagaaaatggATCACCTAACATAAAGCAGTATtcctttcagacacagcttttttttagaatgaaagTTGGTATGTCTAGGTTTCGAAGCCACTGAGAGAATAAGTTTTATAACTAAAATATCTCGCCTTTGGCACTTTCTTTAATCTAATATTGGAAAAAGTAGGTacattttgagataaaataaaagtttgtaacatgtttgaataaaagataataaaaattaaaaaaaaaatattatgggCAAAAATAATGGGATATTTATGTGGTTTACTTTCAGCTGAAAAGTAGAGAAGTATAGTATATCGAATTTTAAGCTCAATTTCATATTGTTATGATCTATTGGGATGTACCTATAGTTttctttatacattttcttttttaatttaaataatgttttttttaaatttgatttgaaGTTAATTTGATCTCTCAACGAAATGCTcactttcgtttttttttgacatgcttttattcttcttattaTTTACTGATGGTGTGTGtatttaacctctaggccgccaagcggggtcgttgaacgaccccagccctatatttcgtgctataacttaataaatataaaagataccattcccatcttttggaaataagttccttggttttctgaggaggttgtgtaaaaatttcagctcaatccgaccaccacaagaaaagttattaaggaaaatgtagaagaagggaattcaaaaattggtgtaacggccatgctgcggaaaatttcttagaatgaagttagtcacatcataaatcatatggttgaagggagttgaagggttgtgtttactttctcactttaccatctcagtgtcagaattatcgcgaataagtaacataaacaacataaaacataattagaagcatataaatgtgcaaaacaataaagaatattcgagaaatattgccatttatcacggtgcgggaagtgaggggaatgtggggaagtagtgaaaaaaaatagcagttgcggtcaacttcgtggcaaatttctcacgaagaaagtgtgaaaaatgagtgaaaaatgtttttccctaatatcttcttctgcgtgtttccgggtggcgaatttgtgatgcaaggggcaagaggactatataaggagtctaaaggtagtgacccgacagttcccggt harbors:
- the LOC129789463 gene encoding steroid receptor RNA activator 1-like, with amino-acid sequence MSENSNNQKNFPPGWNDPPKVGYTESTSSSSPNPTKLNLNKRVAFPMNNQGSGAGIQQKVELAPSGLPMPFAKVSSKMEPPRSIPSLDQNISYTAPPPCSPSSRDKDENPEDTTEKIKTTNIITSQTKMQETLQSLETFARKIEDKKVMDEVLRRMDLLRVQLIKDQLSELIKSHLVKICMALEEENYNEANQLHRSLMIEFHSECSSWGSSLRNIILAAQPQR
- the LOC129789368 gene encoding myrosinase 1-like, with product MEKHSFPRGVLAFAILPVIFFIGPAKMEDSCTKYSCPTFPEEFMFGTATAAYQVEGGWNEDGRGPCVWDTLIHNQPDVIKDKSSGDVGPDSYHLYREDVRRLKELGVDFYRFSISWSRILPNGDISSLNPAGVKYYSDLIDLLIEEGIEPMITMFHLDLPQYLEDMGGPTNSLFVKYFREYARVLFDNYADRVKLWSTFNEPLMYSTSAYGTGDFAPMKKMHGVAEYLVAYNILLAHAEVYHLYREQYYGKFKGKLGITLSAQGILRKTHGNDLEERGWQFQLGIFDNPIFSKEGGWPKIVQETIDENSKKEGRAWSRLPTFTEEQIERIKGTADFFGFNYFTGRFVESGITTNSQTSPLDPSWERDMNLTFAVDDTWKRGKSDWLYLVPEGLRNSLFWIRDTYDNPEVLITENGWSDSGEIEDDDRVECLRVHLRIVQEAIEKGCRVKAYSHWSLIDNFEWMMGYTEKFGLYRVDMEDGEKKRIEKKSAKVYREIIKNRKVM
- the LOC129789350 gene encoding probable RNA-binding protein 46, which translates into the protein MTCNSNEIKISENCAENSRESMEISNEINLKYPTVQINGCRQFGPPQNFSGPPPAKESELFICRIPKGYTEIDLLPILERFGTVHQFRLMMDYNNQNRGYGYVLYQTPDQATRALELIPHFITHSGAVLDAKRSYDKCRLFVGNLPKEMDCEAIKSTLKMIYPEMCNFIIHTRPNEEYKNRGFAFIDFPNHQAALRSKKKHGSGSLKLWDRLIKVVWAKEERIVDPDVMTSVRTLFIRNIDLSAKPREFEFFMKNIISKEDIVKVHQVRDFAFVEFTTRQTAVYAHNVLSQKKFHGHSLSIEWALPPSGGTNDLRKLFDYDSLLKLKCVANSWSYPIYIFGHMIKEMNIQYMAVIVRSENVDCMIFMEMNTILVPDIHQRAAEVLVKLIERCKGLPMYNLIVKVHGNDFKIIGIAYEPNLNFRMSTNDYVHDFGEIVELAYASYVIRQTSLGLLHFSYQQALSCNFPYSYINSICTPHRILGCIPLSYRRASPWESKGKYPDYTVLLALCDKYTRTNYKYTTMPMRLPIMVTPLEAPEKWNLQFSIKLSMVKSTYQSSGICFGASICDEAQQSDGEAVRYVS